In the genome of Streptomyces collinus, one region contains:
- a CDS encoding acyl-CoA carboxylase subunit beta, with the protein MTVLDEAPGEPTDARGRVAELHEIRAQAVAGPSEKATSAQHAKGKLTARERIELLLDPDSFREVEQLRRHRATGFGLEAKKPYTDGVITGWGTVEGRTVFVYAHDFRIFGGALGEAHATKIHKIMDMAIAAGAPLVSLNDGAGARIQEGVSALAGYGGIFQRNTKASGVIPQISVMLGPCAGGAAYSPALTDFVFMVRETSQMFITGPDVVKAVTGEEITQNGLGGADVHAETSGVCHFAYDDEETCIAEVRYLLSLLPQNNRENPPRTEPSDAADRRSDVLLDLVPADGNRPYDMAKVIEEIVDDGDYLEVHERWARNIICALGRMGGQVVGIVANQPQALAGVLDIEASEKAARFVQMCDAFNIPIITLLDVPGFLPGVDQEHGGIIRHGAKLLYAYCNATVPRISLILRKAYGGAYIVMDSQSIGADLTYAWPTNEIAVMGAEGAANVIFRRQIAEAEDPEAMRARMVKEYKSELMHPYYAAERGLVDDVIDPAETREVLIKSLAMLQTKHADLPSRKHGNPPQ; encoded by the coding sequence ATGACCGTTTTGGATGAGGCGCCGGGTGAGCCGACCGACGCGCGCGGACGCGTGGCCGAACTGCACGAGATCCGTGCGCAGGCGGTGGCCGGACCGAGCGAGAAGGCGACCAGCGCGCAGCACGCCAAGGGCAAGCTGACCGCGAGGGAGCGCATCGAACTCCTCCTCGACCCGGACTCCTTCCGGGAGGTCGAGCAGCTGCGCCGGCACCGGGCCACGGGCTTCGGCCTGGAGGCCAAGAAGCCCTACACCGACGGTGTGATCACCGGCTGGGGCACGGTGGAGGGCCGCACGGTCTTCGTCTACGCGCACGACTTCCGCATCTTCGGCGGCGCCCTGGGCGAGGCCCACGCCACGAAGATCCACAAGATCATGGACATGGCCATCGCGGCCGGTGCCCCGCTGGTGTCGCTGAACGACGGCGCCGGCGCCCGCATCCAGGAGGGCGTCTCGGCCCTCGCCGGCTACGGCGGCATCTTCCAGCGCAACACCAAGGCCTCGGGCGTGATCCCGCAGATCTCGGTGATGCTCGGCCCGTGCGCCGGCGGCGCGGCCTACAGCCCCGCCCTCACCGACTTCGTCTTCATGGTCCGCGAGACCTCGCAGATGTTCATCACCGGCCCCGACGTCGTCAAGGCGGTCACCGGCGAGGAGATCACGCAGAACGGCCTGGGCGGCGCCGACGTCCACGCCGAGACGTCCGGTGTCTGCCACTTCGCCTACGACGACGAAGAGACCTGCATCGCCGAGGTCCGCTACCTCCTGTCGCTGCTCCCGCAGAACAACCGCGAGAACCCGCCCCGCACCGAGCCCTCGGACGCGGCCGACCGCCGCTCGGACGTCCTCCTGGACCTCGTCCCGGCGGACGGCAACCGGCCGTACGACATGGCCAAGGTCATCGAGGAGATCGTCGACGACGGCGACTACCTGGAGGTCCACGAGCGCTGGGCCCGCAACATCATCTGCGCGCTGGGCCGGATGGGCGGCCAGGTCGTCGGCATCGTGGCGAACCAGCCCCAGGCCCTGGCGGGAGTACTGGACATCGAGGCCTCCGAGAAGGCGGCCCGCTTCGTTCAGATGTGCGACGCGTTCAACATCCCGATCATCACTCTTCTGGACGTCCCCGGCTTCCTCCCGGGCGTCGACCAGGAGCACGGTGGCATCATCCGCCACGGCGCGAAGCTCCTCTACGCCTACTGCAACGCGACCGTGCCCAGGATCTCCCTGATCCTGCGGAAGGCCTACGGAGGTGCGTACATCGTCATGGACAGCCAGTCCATCGGTGCCGACCTCACCTACGCCTGGCCGACGAACGAGATCGCGGTCATGGGCGCGGAGGGTGCGGCCAACGTCATCTTCCGCCGTCAGATCGCCGAGGCCGAGGACCCCGAGGCCATGCGGGCCCGCATGGTCAAGGAGTACAAGTCCGAGCTGATGCACCCCTACTACGCGGCCGAGCGCGGCCTGGTCGACGACGTCATCGACCCCGCCGAGACCCGCGAGGTGCTCATCAAGTCCCTCGCCATGCTCCAGACCAAGCACGCGGACCTGCCGTCCCGCAAGCACGGCAACCCGCCGCAGTAA
- a CDS encoding acyl-CoA carboxylase subunit epsilon, giving the protein MESADIRVEKGHAEPEEVAAITAILLARAAARPTDPTPAHRGRIKAGWRRLEREPGFRAPHSWR; this is encoded by the coding sequence ATGGAATCTGCTGATATCCGCGTCGAGAAGGGCCACGCCGAGCCCGAGGAAGTCGCCGCCATCACGGCCATCCTCCTGGCCCGCGCCGCCGCCCGCCCCACGGACCCGACCCCGGCCCACCGCGGCCGCATCAAGGCAGGCTGGCGCCGCCTGGAACGCGAGCCGGGCTTCAGGGCCCCGCACAGCTGGCGCTGA
- a CDS encoding NACHT N-terminal Helical domain 1-containing protein, producing the protein MSAEAAALRPGTTVAKTAADIWLGGRRRQQERHLSLTELVRVPGPRLHRRVERQFGQMTDAVSRLEPYLEHGFRGRT; encoded by the coding sequence TTGAGTGCGGAGGCGGCGGCGTTACGGCCGGGCACGACCGTGGCGAAGACGGCGGCCGACATCTGGCTGGGCGGCAGACGGCGGCAGCAGGAACGGCACCTGTCGCTGACGGAGCTGGTGCGGGTGCCCGGGCCCCGGCTCCATCGCAGAGTGGAGCGGCAGTTCGGGCAGATGACCGACGCGGTGTCCCGGCTGGAGCCGTATCTGGAGCACGGGTTCCGGGGGCGTACGTGA
- a CDS encoding GTP-binding protein has product MDFASSSGGPSRSTTSAKIVVAGGFGVGKTTFVGAVSEINPLRTEAVMTSASAGIDDLTHTGDKTTTTVAMDFGRITLDQDLILYLFGTPGQDRFWFMWDDLVRGAIGAIVLVDTRRLADCFPAVDYFENSGLPFVIALNGFDGQQPYTPDEVREALQIGPDTPIITTDARHRADAKSALITLVEHALMARLR; this is encoded by the coding sequence GTGGACTTCGCAAGCTCTAGCGGAGGGCCTTCCCGCTCCACCACGTCCGCGAAGATCGTGGTGGCTGGCGGCTTCGGCGTGGGCAAGACCACGTTCGTGGGTGCCGTCTCGGAGATCAACCCGCTGCGCACAGAGGCCGTCATGACGTCCGCTTCGGCCGGCATCGACGACCTGACCCACACCGGGGACAAGACGACCACGACGGTCGCCATGGACTTCGGCCGTATCACCCTGGACCAGGACCTGATCCTGTACCTCTTCGGTACGCCGGGCCAGGACCGCTTCTGGTTCATGTGGGACGACCTGGTGCGCGGCGCCATCGGCGCGATCGTGCTGGTCGACACGAGGAGGCTCGCCGACTGCTTCCCGGCCGTCGACTACTTCGAGAACTCGGGCCTGCCCTTCGTCATCGCCCTCAACGGCTTCGACGGCCAGCAGCCGTACACGCCGGACGAGGTCCGCGAGGCGCTGCAGATCGGCCCCGACACCCCGATCATCACGACGGACGCCCGCCACCGCGCGGATGCGAAGTCGGCGCTGATCACGCTGGTCGAGCACGCGCTGATGGCCCGTCTGCGGTAA
- a CDS encoding DUF742 domain-containing protein yields the protein MATPPGGSSSGNWSYGPAQGQGDGGQNPNRYNFPSAPSHRQPYAPQGPGPSPYDQPPAPRIQPVQPQRRSPEPAPGGASNNHNPLVRPYAMTGGRTRPRYQLAIEALVHTTAQPHQMQGQLPEHQRICNLCREIKSVAEISALLTIPLGVARILVADLAEAGLVAIHQPGGDENAGGQPDVTLLERVLSGLRKL from the coding sequence GTGGCAACACCCCCAGGCGGTTCGTCTTCGGGCAACTGGTCGTACGGCCCTGCCCAGGGCCAGGGCGACGGTGGTCAGAACCCGAACCGTTACAACTTCCCCTCCGCACCGAGCCACCGGCAGCCGTACGCGCCGCAGGGCCCCGGCCCGTCGCCGTACGACCAGCCGCCGGCCCCGCGTATCCAGCCCGTGCAGCCTCAGCGCCGCAGCCCCGAGCCGGCACCGGGTGGGGCGTCGAACAACCACAATCCGTTGGTGCGTCCGTACGCCATGACCGGCGGCCGGACCCGCCCGCGCTACCAGCTCGCCATCGAGGCGCTGGTGCACACAACTGCGCAGCCGCACCAGATGCAGGGCCAGTTGCCCGAGCATCAGCGGATCTGCAACCTCTGCCGGGAAATCAAGTCGGTCGCCGAGATCTCGGCGCTCCTCACGATCCCTCTCGGCGTGGCCAGGATCCTCGTCGCCGACTTGGCGGAGGCGGGACTGGTCGCCATCCATCAGCCCGGCGGCGACGAGAACGCCGGCGGCCAGCCAGACGTGACACTGCTCGAAAGGGTGCTCAGTGGACTTCGCAAGCTCTAG
- a CDS encoding roadblock/LC7 domain-containing protein has product MSQAAQNLNWLITNFVDNTPGVSHTVVVSADGLLLAMSEGFPRDRADQLAAVASGLTSLTAGASRIFEGGAVNQTVVEMERGFLFIMSVSDGSSLAVLAHPEADIGLIGYEMALLVDRAGTVLTPDLRAELQGSLLN; this is encoded by the coding sequence ATGAGCCAGGCGGCACAGAACCTGAACTGGTTGATCACCAACTTCGTGGACAACACCCCGGGGGTGTCCCACACGGTGGTGGTCTCCGCCGACGGACTCCTTCTGGCGATGTCCGAAGGCTTCCCCCGCGACCGCGCCGACCAGCTCGCGGCCGTCGCTTCCGGTTTGACGTCGCTGACGGCGGGCGCTTCCCGGATCTTCGAGGGAGGCGCCGTGAACCAGACCGTTGTGGAGATGGAGCGGGGATTCCTCTTCATCATGTCCGTATCCGACGGTTCGTCCCTCGCCGTTCTCGCACATCCGGAGGCGGACATCGGCCTCATCGGGTACGAGATGGCGCTGCTGGTCGACCGAGCCGGTACGGTCCTGACACCGGACCTTCGTGCAGAGCTCCAGGGGAGCCTGCTCAACTAA
- a CDS encoding sensor histidine kinase: protein MRRSKNSPEPSARGNFTPPPRTAAPAPVPGSEPAAAPAESGGRLSPRNWRVATRLNAILLIPVLVGLVMGGFQVKGSIDTWQEAEDAENTARLVRASLLYANALYIERDASAAPLLKGSAQSAQDKATVTQVRKATDEAADAFDTAAQSMPDKPGLERRLKLFREAEPKLATLRQVAYTSKLKGVQTEEGYVEVAHPLTEFANELGLGTGNITSYGRTVYAIELTKAALSLQRSIGMHILVKPGPDDGNLASQRIALSSYAYLERIAVQEYIGGGTEQDADKLKAAEAKIKAEGAAMAREAKAKDPDYVPPPANPTTMISGVATLQSTDPSARAALAERGITAENWWAVNTLKFNAYEKIETDLADKAVSEASDIADDAQRDAYITGAAVVVALLLAFILAGAVARQMSRSMRQLRNAAFGIAEQRLPMLVDQLSRTDPGRVDTRVQAIPITTTDEIGEVARAFDQVHREAVRLAAEQALLRGNINAIFTNLSRRNQSLIEGQLTLITDLENNEADPDQLENLFKLDHLATRMRRNGENLLVLAGEEPGRRWDQPVPLVDVLRAASSEVEQYERIELSGVPEAEIHGRAVTDLVHLLAELLENATTFSSPQTKVRVTATRLPDGRVMIEIHDKGIGLTAEDFADINHKLANPPTVDAAISQRMGLFVVGRLSDRHGIRVQLRPSGEQAGTTSLVMLPDAITHGGGGEQHVDRDEFTVSQIIPEQNFGGENFNQPSMRTAAELGFDDSRYSDVPDDIRELDPVGRSLMREERRAALESQSHEQPALPGQNGQEPNQATGYRDEYSGQQGYDAGQAYDTGQSGYPEQQPSSYDRQAPYEEQQASYQEQQAQYQEQQASYEEPQRSAYDEQYYAPNGGLPQNDTFSQNGGYPEPSYAEPAQEEPSAPGTGGHGGFAAFEQRRHQDDWPQQDGYQNGYPSQYPSQAPETESAQAADASEQDRVGFDRPGSSPSAAHTMTDAGLPRRGATASGANGTGGARHVSQEPPASAPESKGDDWRSANDERWQQASQLRKPKAGGVTSSGLPRRVPKANLIEGAAESTPQGGPQVSRAPEDVRGRLSNLRRGVQRGRSAGSETNGQGFGPDSTYNQER from the coding sequence GTGAGGCGAAGCAAGAACAGTCCCGAGCCGTCGGCCCGGGGCAACTTCACCCCGCCGCCGCGCACAGCGGCGCCCGCCCCCGTGCCCGGTTCGGAACCGGCGGCCGCGCCCGCCGAGAGCGGCGGCCGTCTCTCTCCGCGCAACTGGCGCGTGGCGACCAGGCTGAACGCGATCCTGCTCATACCCGTGCTGGTCGGCCTCGTCATGGGCGGCTTCCAGGTGAAGGGCTCGATCGACACCTGGCAGGAGGCCGAGGACGCGGAGAACACCGCGCGCCTGGTCCGCGCCTCGCTGCTCTACGCCAACGCCCTCTACATCGAACGTGACGCGTCGGCTGCGCCCCTGCTCAAGGGCAGCGCCCAGAGCGCCCAGGACAAGGCGACCGTCACGCAGGTCCGCAAGGCCACCGACGAGGCTGCCGACGCCTTCGACACCGCGGCACAGAGCATGCCGGACAAGCCCGGCCTGGAGCGCCGGCTGAAGCTGTTCCGCGAGGCGGAGCCCAAGCTGGCCACCCTGCGCCAGGTCGCCTACACCTCCAAGCTCAAGGGCGTACAGACCGAAGAGGGCTACGTCGAGGTCGCCCACCCGCTGACGGAGTTCGCCAACGAGCTCGGCCTCGGCACCGGCAACATCACCAGCTACGGCCGGACCGTGTACGCCATCGAGCTCACCAAGGCGGCCCTGTCGCTGCAGCGCTCCATCGGCATGCACATCCTGGTCAAGCCGGGCCCGGACGACGGCAACCTGGCCAGCCAGCGCATCGCCCTCTCCTCGTACGCCTACCTGGAGCGCATCGCCGTTCAGGAGTACATCGGCGGTGGCACCGAGCAGGACGCGGACAAGCTCAAGGCGGCCGAAGCCAAGATCAAGGCCGAAGGTGCCGCGATGGCCCGCGAGGCCAAGGCCAAGGACCCGGACTACGTGCCGCCGCCCGCCAACCCGACGACGATGATCTCGGGCGTGGCCACGCTGCAGAGCACGGACCCGAGCGCGCGCGCCGCCCTCGCCGAGCGGGGCATCACCGCCGAGAACTGGTGGGCGGTCAACACGCTCAAGTTCAACGCGTACGAAAAGATCGAGACGGACCTGGCCGACAAGGCCGTGAGCGAAGCGTCCGACATCGCCGACGACGCCCAGCGTGACGCCTACATCACCGGTGCCGCCGTCGTGGTCGCCCTGCTCCTCGCCTTCATCCTGGCCGGCGCGGTCGCCCGCCAGATGAGCCGCTCGATGCGCCAGCTGCGCAACGCCGCCTTCGGCATCGCCGAGCAGCGTCTGCCGATGCTGGTCGACCAGCTCTCCCGCACGGACCCCGGCCGCGTCGACACCCGCGTCCAGGCCATCCCGATCACGACCACCGACGAGATCGGCGAGGTCGCCCGCGCCTTCGACCAGGTCCACCGCGAGGCCGTCCGGCTCGCCGCCGAGCAGGCCCTGCTGCGGGGCAACATCAACGCGATCTTCACCAACCTGTCGCGCCGCAACCAGTCGCTCATCGAGGGCCAGCTGACCCTGATCACCGACCTGGAGAACAACGAGGCCGACCCGGACCAGCTGGAGAACCTCTTCAAGCTGGACCACCTGGCGACCCGTATGCGCCGCAACGGCGAGAACCTCCTGGTCCTCGCCGGCGAGGAGCCCGGCCGCCGCTGGGACCAGCCGGTCCCGCTGGTCGACGTGCTGCGCGCCGCCTCCTCCGAGGTGGAGCAGTACGAGCGCATCGAGCTCTCCGGCGTCCCGGAGGCCGAGATCCACGGCCGCGCCGTGACCGACCTCGTGCACCTGCTCGCCGAGCTGCTGGAGAACGCCACCACGTTCTCCTCCCCGCAGACCAAGGTCCGCGTCACCGCGACCCGTCTCCCCGACGGCCGCGTGATGATCGAGATCCATGACAAGGGCATCGGCCTCACCGCCGAGGACTTCGCGGACATCAATCACAAGCTGGCCAACCCGCCGACCGTGGACGCCGCGATCTCCCAGCGCATGGGCCTGTTCGTGGTCGGCCGGCTGTCCGACCGGCACGGCATCCGGGTCCAGCTGCGCCCCTCGGGCGAGCAGGCCGGCACCACCTCGCTGGTCATGCTGCCCGACGCGATCACCCACGGCGGTGGCGGCGAGCAGCACGTGGACCGCGACGAGTTCACCGTCTCGCAGATCATCCCGGAGCAGAACTTCGGCGGCGAGAACTTCAACCAGCCGTCCATGCGCACGGCCGCGGAGCTCGGCTTCGACGACAGCCGCTACTCCGACGTCCCCGACGACATACGGGAGCTGGACCCCGTCGGCCGCTCCCTGATGCGCGAGGAGCGCCGGGCGGCCCTGGAGTCACAGTCGCACGAGCAGCCCGCGCTGCCCGGGCAGAACGGCCAGGAACCGAACCAGGCGACCGGATACCGCGACGAGTACAGCGGGCAGCAGGGCTACGACGCCGGCCAGGCCTACGACACCGGCCAGTCCGGCTACCCGGAGCAGCAGCCGTCCTCGTACGACCGCCAGGCGCCGTACGAGGAGCAGCAGGCGTCGTACCAGGAGCAGCAGGCGCAGTACCAGGAGCAGCAGGCGTCGTACGAGGAGCCGCAGCGGTCTGCGTACGACGAGCAGTACTACGCGCCGAACGGCGGTCTGCCGCAGAACGACACGTTCTCGCAGAACGGCGGCTACCCGGAGCCCTCCTATGCGGAGCCGGCCCAGGAGGAGCCCTCGGCTCCGGGCACGGGCGGGCACGGGGGTTTCGCCGCGTTCGAGCAGCGGCGCCACCAGGACGACTGGCCGCAGCAGGACGGTTACCAGAACGGCTACCCGAGCCAGTACCCTTCTCAGGCCCCGGAAACGGAATCTGCGCAGGCCGCTGACGCAAGTGAGCAGGACCGCGTAGGCTTCGACCGTCCGGGATCGAGCCCCTCCGCCGCTCACACGATGACGGACGCCGGGCTTCCCCGCCGTGGAGCCACCGCGAGCGGTGCGAACGGCACGGGTGGCGCACGGCATGTGAGCCAGGAGCCGCCGGCCTCCGCTCCGGAGAGCAAGGGCGACGACTGGCGCTCGGCCAACGACGAGCGGTGGCAGCAGGCTTCGCAGCTCCGGAAGCCCAAGGCGGGCGGGGTCACCTCCTCCGGCCTGCCGAGGCGGGTTCCCAAGGCCAACCTGATCGAGGGAGCCGCCGAGAGCACCCCCCAGGGAGGCCCACAGGTCTCCCGCGCCCCGGAGGACGTCCGGGGCAGGCTGAGCAACCTGCGTCGGGGCGTCCAGCGCGGACGCAGCGCAGGCAGTGAAACGAACGGCCAGGGCTTCGGTCCTGACAGCACCTACAACCAGGAGCGTTAG
- a CDS encoding GTP-binding protein, which translates to MDFASSDPGRSTTSAKIVVAGGFGVGKTTFVGAVSEINPLRTEAVMTSASAGIDDLTHTGDKTTTTVAMDFGRITLDQDLILYLFGTPGQDRFWFMWDDLVRGAIGAVVLVDTRRLADCFPAVDYFENSGLPFVVALNGFDGQQPYQPEEVREALQIGPDTPIITTDARHRADAKSALITLVEHALMARLR; encoded by the coding sequence GTGGACTTCGCAAGCTCTGACCCGGGTCGATCCACCACCTCCGCGAAGATAGTGGTGGCGGGTGGCTTCGGCGTGGGCAAGACCACGTTCGTGGGTGCCGTCTCGGAGATCAACCCGCTGCGGACCGAGGCCGTGATGACCTCGGCCAGCGCGGGCATCGACGACCTGACCCACACCGGGGACAAGACCACCACCACGGTGGCCATGGACTTCGGCCGTATCACCCTGGACCAGGACCTGATCCTGTACCTCTTCGGTACGCCGGGCCAGGACCGCTTCTGGTTCATGTGGGACGACCTGGTGCGCGGCGCCATCGGTGCGGTGGTGCTCGTGGACACCCGGCGCCTGGCCGACTGCTTCCCGGCCGTCGACTACTTCGAGAACTCGGGTCTGCCGTTCGTCGTGGCCCTCAACGGCTTCGACGGGCAGCAGCCCTACCAGCCCGAAGAGGTGCGCGAGGCGTTGCAGATCGGACCGGACACCCCGATCATCACGACGGACGCGCGGCACCGGGCCGATGCGAAGAGTGCCCTGATCACGCTGGTCGAGCACGCTCTGATGGCACGGCTGAGGTAG
- a CDS encoding DUF742 domain-containing protein yields the protein MTPPTASHDPYAEPYEDEGDQPLVRPYAMTGGRTRPRYQLAIEALISTTADPAALMGLLPEHQRICHLCREVKSVAEVSALLNMPLGVARILVADLAEAGLVAIHQPGGDDATGAPDVTLLERVLSGLRKL from the coding sequence ATGACCCCGCCCACCGCCTCTCATGATCCGTACGCGGAGCCGTACGAGGACGAGGGCGACCAGCCGCTGGTTCGGCCCTACGCCATGACCGGCGGCCGGACGCGGCCGCGCTATCAGCTGGCCATCGAGGCGCTGATCAGCACGACCGCGGACCCCGCCGCACTCATGGGGCTGCTCCCTGAGCACCAGCGGATCTGCCACCTCTGCCGTGAGGTGAAGTCGGTGGCCGAGGTCTCGGCGCTGCTGAACATGCCGCTCGGTGTGGCCCGGATCCTGGTCGCGGACCTCGCCGAGGCCGGTCTCGTCGCGATCCACCAGCCGGGCGGCGACGACGCCACCGGTGCGCCGGACGTGACACTGCTCGAAAGGGTGCTCAGTGGACTTCGCAAGCTCTGA
- a CDS encoding roadblock/LC7 domain-containing protein has translation MSQAAQNLNWLITNFVDNTPGVSHTVVVSADGLLLAMSEGFPRDRADQLAAVASGLTSLTAGASRIFEGGEVAQTVVEMERGFLFLMSVSDGSSLAVLAHPECDIGLVGYEMALLVDRAGAVLTPDLRAELQGSLLH, from the coding sequence ATGAGCCAGGCGGCACAGAATCTCAACTGGTTGATCACCAACTTCGTGGACAACACCCCCGGGGTGTCCCACACCGTCGTCGTGTCCGCCGACGGTCTCCTCCTGGCGATGTCGGAGGGCTTCCCGCGCGACCGCGCGGACCAGCTCGCGGCCGTCGCCTCGGGCCTGACGTCGCTGACGGCGGGCGCTTCCCGGATCTTCGAGGGCGGTGAGGTGGCGCAGACGGTCGTGGAGATGGAGCGCGGCTTCCTCTTCCTCATGTCCGTCTCGGACGGCTCGTCACTGGCGGTCCTCGCCCACCCCGAGTGCGACATCGGCCTCGTCGGCTACGAGATGGCGCTCCTGGTCGACCGCGCGGGCGCGGTCCTCACCCCCGACCTGCGAGCCGAGCTCCAAGGCAGTCTGCTCCACTGA